One genomic segment of Kordiimonas sp. SCSIO 12603 includes these proteins:
- a CDS encoding methyl-accepting chemotaxis protein → MADISVSNVGEQETGSFLSSASARAWLIMIVAFVVIAVAFTTFNEQLGTFGTLAVIAGVIGTAAFFVGASGTGSSGGNALHLRDMEGQVNAIKKSQAVIEFNMDGTIITANENFLNAMGYSLFEVQGKHHSMFAEPAYAASAEYRAFWEKLGRGEFEAGEFKRLGKGGREVWIQASYNPIFDEEGRPFKVVKYASDVTDQKKQSADFEGQIDAIGKSQAVIEFNMDGTIITANDNFLQTMGYALHEIQGQHHRMFADPILAASPEYAAFWEALNRGEFASGEYKRLGKGAKEVWINASYNPIMDLNGNPFKVVKYASDITAQKLQAAKDAFNARIKVALDSATTNVMLADTNFNIFYMNESMVAMMKNAEADIRTELTNFDADSLIGTNIDVFHKDPSHQRGMVGKLTDTYATQITVGGRTFDLIANPVFDEGHNRIGTSVEWADITEKLAQERAAEALAQENSRIKTALDGAKTNVMLADNDFNIIYMNTSMKAMMKNAEADLKKDLPNFNADALIGSNIDGFHKDPSHQRSLVGKLDQTYETQIKVGGRTFDLIANPVMGEDDNRIGTSVEWADITERLARELLEKKEAAQNAQIKQALDKVTANVMVADAEMGISYMNESMQSMFKAAETDIRQVLPSFDASNLIGQNPDIFHQNPAHQRGLITNLAATHSTEISVGSRKFTLIANPVHNAEGERLGTVVEWGDVTAERNVESEINAVVDAAVAGDLSQRVDLNGKDGFLLNVSKGINEFAETCAQGLGDVAHMLEAMAMGDLTKRITNEYHGTFDELKRNSNEAAEKLSEALSQISIGADEVSNASTEIASGSADLSQRTEQQASSLEETAASMEEMEGAVKTNADNAKEANSRGLAARGVAENGGAVVDKAVSAMSRIEESSQKISDIIGVIDEIAFQTNLLALNAAVEAARAGDAGKGFAVVASEVRALAQRSSEAAKDIKSLIVDSNTQVKDGVELVNEAGTQLREIVDSIKTVTELVSEIASANQEQATGIAEINRAVAEMDEMTQQNSALVEETAASGRSLEEQAELMRERVSFFRIEGIEQPKIVSPVSRPAPSQPAPVRAAPAPKPTPAAAALDDDDDWAEF, encoded by the coding sequence ATGGCGGATATTAGTGTTTCAAATGTGGGCGAACAGGAAACTGGCAGTTTCCTAAGTTCTGCTTCAGCGAGAGCATGGTTGATTATGATCGTGGCTTTTGTTGTGATTGCGGTAGCATTTACAACGTTCAATGAGCAACTTGGTACGTTCGGTACGCTGGCAGTTATTGCTGGTGTTATTGGTACGGCGGCCTTTTTTGTAGGCGCTAGTGGTACTGGTTCATCTGGTGGCAACGCTTTACACCTTCGAGATATGGAAGGGCAGGTTAATGCGATTAAAAAATCGCAGGCTGTTATCGAATTTAACATGGACGGTACGATCATTACCGCCAATGAAAACTTCCTGAATGCCATGGGGTATAGCCTCTTTGAAGTTCAAGGTAAGCATCACAGCATGTTTGCAGAGCCAGCTTATGCGGCAAGTGCTGAATATCGGGCATTTTGGGAAAAGCTAGGTCGTGGTGAATTTGAAGCTGGTGAGTTTAAGCGCCTTGGTAAAGGCGGTCGTGAAGTTTGGATCCAGGCGTCTTACAACCCGATTTTTGATGAAGAAGGGCGACCGTTCAAGGTTGTGAAATATGCGTCTGATGTAACTGATCAGAAAAAACAGTCTGCTGACTTCGAAGGTCAGATTGATGCTATCGGCAAATCTCAGGCCGTTATCGAATTCAACATGGATGGAACGATCATTACCGCCAATGATAACTTCCTTCAAACCATGGGCTATGCGCTTCACGAAATTCAGGGCCAACACCACCGAATGTTTGCCGACCCAATTCTGGCAGCAAGCCCAGAATATGCGGCTTTTTGGGAAGCTTTGAACCGAGGTGAATTTGCATCTGGTGAATATAAGCGCCTTGGTAAAGGTGCTAAAGAAGTATGGATTAACGCTTCCTATAACCCGATTATGGATTTGAATGGTAATCCGTTCAAGGTTGTGAAATATGCATCAGATATCACGGCACAAAAGCTTCAGGCTGCGAAGGATGCATTTAATGCCCGTATTAAGGTGGCACTGGATAGCGCAACAACGAATGTGATGCTTGCCGATACTAACTTCAACATCTTCTACATGAATGAAAGCATGGTAGCGATGATGAAGAATGCGGAAGCTGATATCCGTACTGAGTTGACGAATTTCGATGCTGATAGCCTGATCGGAACCAATATTGATGTGTTCCATAAAGACCCAAGCCATCAGCGTGGTATGGTAGGTAAGCTTACTGATACCTATGCTACTCAGATTACTGTTGGTGGTCGTACGTTTGATTTGATTGCAAACCCTGTGTTTGATGAAGGTCACAACCGTATTGGTACCTCAGTTGAGTGGGCGGATATTACTGAAAAACTAGCGCAAGAACGTGCTGCTGAGGCTCTTGCGCAGGAAAATAGCCGCATTAAAACAGCACTTGATGGTGCTAAAACCAACGTGATGCTGGCAGATAATGATTTCAACATCATTTATATGAATACCAGTATGAAGGCGATGATGAAGAACGCAGAGGCCGACCTGAAAAAGGATCTGCCGAACTTCAACGCCGATGCCCTTATTGGTTCTAACATTGATGGCTTCCATAAAGACCCGAGCCACCAGCGCAGTCTGGTTGGTAAACTAGACCAAACCTATGAAACGCAGATTAAAGTTGGTGGCCGCACGTTTGATTTGATTGCTAACCCTGTAATGGGCGAAGACGATAACCGTATTGGTACATCTGTTGAATGGGCGGATATCACCGAACGATTGGCGCGTGAGTTACTTGAAAAGAAAGAAGCAGCTCAAAACGCACAAATTAAGCAAGCACTTGATAAAGTAACTGCAAACGTAATGGTGGCCGATGCTGAGATGGGCATCTCTTATATGAATGAGAGTATGCAATCGATGTTTAAGGCGGCGGAAACTGATATTCGTCAGGTTCTACCAAGCTTTGACGCATCAAACCTTATCGGGCAGAACCCTGATATCTTCCACCAAAATCCTGCACACCAACGTGGTTTGATTACAAACCTAGCTGCAACGCACAGCACTGAAATCAGTGTTGGTAGCCGGAAATTTACGCTTATTGCGAACCCTGTTCATAATGCTGAAGGCGAACGTCTTGGTACAGTTGTGGAGTGGGGTGATGTTACAGCTGAACGTAATGTTGAAAGCGAAATTAACGCAGTGGTAGATGCTGCCGTTGCAGGTGATCTCTCGCAGCGCGTTGACCTGAACGGTAAAGATGGTTTCCTTCTGAACGTATCGAAAGGTATCAACGAATTTGCTGAAACATGTGCACAAGGCCTCGGTGATGTTGCCCATATGCTTGAAGCAATGGCGATGGGTGATCTAACCAAACGTATTACCAATGAATATCATGGTACATTTGACGAGTTGAAACGCAATTCTAATGAAGCTGCTGAGAAGCTTTCTGAGGCATTATCACAGATTTCTATCGGTGCAGATGAAGTTAGTAATGCATCAACAGAAATCGCATCTGGAAGTGCTGATCTATCCCAGCGTACCGAACAACAAGCTTCTTCACTCGAAGAAACAGCGGCTTCTATGGAAGAAATGGAAGGTGCGGTTAAAACCAACGCAGACAATGCCAAAGAAGCTAACTCCCGTGGTCTTGCGGCCCGGGGTGTGGCTGAAAATGGCGGCGCTGTGGTTGATAAAGCCGTATCAGCGATGTCTCGCATTGAAGAATCTTCGCAGAAGATTTCTGATATTATCGGTGTGATTGATGAGATTGCCTTCCAGACTAACCTGCTTGCATTGAACGCTGCTGTTGAGGCTGCGAGAGCAGGGGATGCTGGTAAAGGCTTTGCTGTGGTGGCTTCTGAGGTTCGGGCTCTGGCTCAACGTTCTTCTGAGGCTGCGAAGGATATTAAGTCACTCATCGTGGATAGTAACACTCAAGTTAAGGACGGTGTGGAGCTGGTAAACGAGGCTGGTACACAGCTTCGCGAAATTGTGGACTCCATTAAAACGGTAACTGAACTTGTTTCAGAGATTGCTTCTGCGAATCAGGAACAAGCCACAGGTATTGCGGAAATCAACCGTGCCGTTGCTGAAATGGACGAAATGACCCAGCAAAACTCTGCTCTGGTAGAGGAAACAGCTGCTTCTGGTCGTTCACTAGAAGAACAAGCAGAGCTCATGCGTGAGCGTGTTTCTTTCTTCAGAATTGAGGGTATTGAGCAGCCGAAGATTGTTTCTCCGGTTTCAAGACCAGCCCCAAGCCAGCCGGCACCAGTGAGGGCCGCTCCGGCACCTAAGCCAACACCTGCGGCAGCTGCGCTGGATGATGACGATGATTGGGCTGAATTCTAA
- a CDS encoding protein-glutamate O-methyltransferase CheR: protein MTNREFTFRKSEFNALREIVYARTGIHLKETKFEMVYSRLARRIRALKMQDFAEYLEYIKSPEGDAEAGDFVNAMTTNLTRFFREGHHFQYLRNDVIKPKVEGARKGLFDRKLRIWSAGCSSGMEPYSIAMTVKASLPSNEKWDVKILATDIDTNMLNTGRAGLYRDRDCESIPPKLLKRFVDIQPDGKGQMNSDLRSLISFKYLNLMESWPIKGPFDAIFCRNVMIYFDVPTQQKLVTRYMDLLGPEGLIFVGHAEALVANHPSLISVGRSSFRVADDYRKSA, encoded by the coding sequence ATGACTAATCGCGAATTTACATTTCGAAAATCTGAATTTAATGCGCTGCGTGAAATTGTTTATGCGCGTACAGGAATTCATCTTAAAGAAACCAAATTCGAAATGGTTTACAGCCGCCTGGCTCGTAGAATTCGCGCGCTCAAAATGCAGGATTTCGCAGAATATCTTGAATATATTAAAAGTCCAGAAGGTGATGCGGAAGCTGGTGATTTTGTTAATGCAATGACAACAAACCTAACGCGGTTTTTCCGTGAGGGTCACCATTTTCAGTATCTCCGCAATGATGTCATCAAGCCAAAAGTTGAAGGTGCAAGAAAAGGACTGTTTGACCGAAAGCTACGCATCTGGTCTGCTGGATGTTCTTCAGGCATGGAACCTTATTCAATTGCTATGACGGTGAAGGCTTCATTGCCATCCAATGAAAAGTGGGATGTAAAAATCCTCGCTACCGATATTGATACCAATATGTTGAATACTGGTAGAGCTGGGCTTTACCGCGACCGTGACTGTGAAAGTATCCCACCTAAGCTTCTAAAGCGGTTTGTAGATATTCAGCCGGACGGTAAAGGGCAGATGAATAGTGACCTGCGATCGTTGATTAGCTTTAAGTACCTTAATTTGATGGAAAGTTGGCCAATTAAAGGGCCGTTTGATGCTATTTTTTGCCGGAATGTGATGATTTATTTTGACGTTCCCACCCAACAGAAGCTTGTTACGCGTTATATGGATTTACTTGGGCCTGAAGGCCTGATTTTTGTTGGGCACGCGGAAGCTCTGGTTGCCAACCACCCCTCCCTAATTTCTGTTGGACGATCCAGTTTCCGGGTAGCTGATGATTATAGGAAGAGCGCATAA
- a CDS encoding chemotaxis response regulator protein-glutamate methylesterase translates to MSEKKIRVLICDDSALVRQILNSVFESDPQIEVVGTASNPLIARQKIKQLNPDVLTLDIEMPEMDGLTFLEKIMTLRPMPVVMISSLTQQGTAQTLRALELGVCDIVGKPTSDLQTNFQTMKHEIITKVKAAASARIRPPMAMRREEKTASKGRSAVELIAFGASTGGVVALKEVLPEFPIDSPPIVIVQHMPEAYTPGFAERLDIAARVNVVESEDGMELKPGCAYLANGGQHMKIVKRGTKMYIEQCDAEAVSGHRPSVDVTFESIAENIKGKVVASILTGMGRDGARGMLALRRAGALTIGQSEDTCVVYGMPRVAFEVGGVEKVLPLSKIGTEVQKACWPGA, encoded by the coding sequence ATGTCTGAGAAGAAAATAAGAGTATTGATTTGTGATGATTCCGCTCTCGTAAGGCAGATACTGAATAGTGTTTTTGAGAGTGATCCTCAGATTGAAGTAGTAGGAACTGCTTCTAATCCTTTGATTGCACGCCAAAAAATTAAACAACTCAATCCTGATGTGCTTACACTTGATATTGAGATGCCAGAAATGGATGGTCTCACCTTCTTAGAGAAAATCATGACGCTGCGCCCGATGCCAGTTGTTATGATCTCTTCTCTAACACAGCAGGGAACCGCTCAAACCCTTCGTGCTTTGGAACTTGGCGTGTGTGATATTGTTGGTAAGCCAACAAGTGATCTTCAGACCAACTTCCAGACGATGAAGCATGAAATCATCACAAAGGTAAAGGCAGCGGCTAGTGCACGTATCCGGCCTCCTATGGCAATGCGACGTGAAGAAAAAACGGCAAGTAAAGGCCGTTCCGCAGTTGAACTTATTGCTTTCGGTGCCTCAACAGGCGGGGTTGTGGCATTAAAAGAAGTATTACCTGAATTCCCGATCGATAGTCCTCCTATCGTTATTGTTCAGCATATGCCGGAAGCATACACTCCTGGGTTTGCTGAACGCCTGGATATTGCGGCCAGAGTTAACGTCGTTGAATCTGAAGACGGTATGGAACTTAAGCCCGGCTGTGCATATTTGGCGAATGGCGGGCAGCATATGAAAATCGTGAAGCGCGGAACGAAAATGTATATCGAGCAGTGTGATGCCGAAGCTGTTTCCGGGCACAGGCCAAGTGTTGATGTAACCTTTGAATCCATTGCTGAAAACATTAAAGGCAAAGTGGTTGCTTCAATCCTTACAGGTATGGGCCGTGATGGTGCCCGAGGTATGCTGGCTCTTCGAAGAGCAGGGGCTCTGACCATTGGTCAATCCGAAGATACTTGCGTGGTATATGGCATGCCGCGAGTGGCATTTGAAGTTGGCGGGGTGGAGAAGGTGCTACCCCTTTCTAAGATCGGGACAGAGGTTCAAAAAGCTTGCTGGCCAGGGGCTTAA
- a CDS encoding methyl-accepting chemotaxis protein, with product MSSINSLETQPVSEGVSASILEGSSLEASLKKWLELRHILGRSYSTLGGEIDLVAALVATSTDELSELFHNLVGNAQSQSQSMEQIIHSASRITLDSEELTLQEVVGFLEEVFSEGIMNVLELAQTAMSLVYALDDVVIDVNEVVKNIKEIEQINKQTNLLALNAKIEATRAGEAGKGFGVVADEVRQLSKDINNMSTTLRTRVDAVHKGIENGHEKLQSIASLDMSSNLQAKDRIEGMMHALISQNEDFTRRLEHSTELSRQLQNDMSSVIQKFQFQDRAQQQLDSIKITMGVLNDITEDLAVETITENSIEDVENTSENMQGWVDTVIKKCTLGEVRQRFVQGVLLSTDGSNKIVEISSASDDDEIEMFDAALGDISQPSVSLDDEDDDDNIELF from the coding sequence ATGTCATCAATTAATAGCTTGGAAACACAACCAGTGTCTGAAGGCGTTTCAGCTAGTATTTTGGAAGGTAGTTCTTTGGAGGCGTCTCTAAAGAAATGGTTGGAACTGCGCCATATTCTAGGCCGTAGTTATTCAACATTGGGCGGTGAAATTGATTTAGTTGCGGCGCTTGTTGCAACAAGCACTGATGAACTTTCAGAGCTGTTTCATAATCTTGTAGGCAATGCTCAAAGCCAGAGCCAGAGTATGGAGCAGATTATTCATTCTGCTTCCCGTATCACTCTGGATAGCGAAGAACTCACTTTGCAGGAAGTTGTAGGCTTTCTGGAAGAGGTTTTCTCCGAAGGTATTATGAATGTGCTTGAGCTTGCACAAACGGCTATGAGCCTTGTGTATGCGCTTGATGATGTTGTGATTGATGTAAATGAAGTTGTTAAAAACATCAAAGAGATCGAGCAGATCAACAAACAAACTAACCTTCTGGCCCTGAATGCGAAAATTGAAGCAACGCGGGCAGGCGAGGCAGGCAAAGGCTTTGGTGTTGTCGCTGATGAAGTACGCCAGCTCTCCAAAGATATCAATAATATGTCTACTACTCTGAGAACCAGAGTTGATGCGGTTCATAAAGGTATTGAGAACGGACACGAAAAGCTTCAATCCATTGCCAGCCTTGATATGAGCAGCAACCTTCAAGCTAAAGACCGTATTGAAGGTATGATGCATGCTCTTATTTCTCAGAATGAAGACTTTACCCGTCGTCTTGAACACTCAACGGAACTTTCCAGGCAGCTACAAAATGATATGTCTTCTGTTATTCAGAAGTTCCAGTTCCAGGATAGAGCACAACAGCAGCTTGATAGTATCAAGATTACAATGGGTGTTCTAAATGATATCACAGAAGACTTGGCCGTAGAGACCATTACGGAGAACAGCATTGAAGATGTTGAAAATACGTCTGAAAATATGCAGGGCTGGGTCGATACAGTAATTAAAAAATGTACACTTGGAGAAGTGCGTCAGCGTTTTGTACAGGGCGTGTTGCTAAGTACTGACGGCAGCAATAAGATTGTTGAAATTTCGAGCGCGTCCGATGATGATGAGATTGAGATGTTTGATGCTGCTTTAGGGGATATCAGTCAACCATCCGTTAGCTTAGATGATGAAGACGATGACGATAACATTGAGCTATTTTAG
- a CDS encoding STAS domain-containing protein — MDYKINNNGGSATVVFSGDITFSENVSFRQLLKDIAEQQVESCVFDLSSVDMVDSAGLGMFLIAREQAETAGWKLSVSGAQGHVASMLKLTKLSDLLDG; from the coding sequence ATGGATTATAAAATTAATAATAACGGCGGTAGTGCAACGGTAGTTTTTTCTGGCGATATTACGTTTTCAGAAAATGTAAGTTTCCGCCAACTGTTGAAAGATATTGCTGAACAGCAAGTCGAGAGCTGTGTTTTTGATCTTTCCTCAGTAGATATGGTGGATTCCGCAGGCCTTGGTATGTTTTTGATTGCCCGCGAGCAAGCAGAAACAGCTGGTTGGAAGCTTTCTGTATCTGGTGCACAAGGCCATGTTGCAAGCATGTTAAAGCTTACAAAACTATCTGATTTACTTGATGGTTAA
- a CDS encoding PP2C family protein-serine/threonine phosphatase, which yields MNSSENSSVGGNDRDQELVAGVKAAKILIIDDMALMRKIIGVCLSRGGYENLLYAEDGEEALQMVEEHNPDILILDLNMPKVNGYEVCHALRANEKYKSLPILVQSASETDEERVQVFASGATDFVSKPINQPELLARVQMHLENKLMIHSLSDFRKRMETELVMAREMQQSLLPERPVIKEIEKRTNATIESFYRASFELGGDLWGCWELPDNKIGIYVLDITGHGVGSALNTFRVHATMARFKRSKNDPAAFLTDLNRVLQPSFPLGQFATMFYGVLDCATHELTYAGAGAPRPMVISSDDVRLLDSSGYPVGIARKPEYVNLKDKLLPGESLFCYSDVLVEAPQEEGGFLGEEGLVSWVKELSQEVERPKLVSRLLKRFFSVQSDLLPDDLTAVAIHRKDVDE from the coding sequence ATGAATAGCTCTGAAAATAGTTCGGTCGGTGGTAATGATCGTGACCAGGAGTTGGTTGCAGGCGTAAAAGCCGCAAAAATCCTTATTATTGATGATATGGCACTGATGAGAAAAATCATCGGTGTCTGCCTTTCCCGCGGAGGTTATGAGAACCTTCTTTATGCGGAAGATGGTGAAGAAGCTCTTCAAATGGTGGAAGAGCATAACCCGGATATCCTTATTCTCGATTTGAATATGCCGAAGGTGAATGGCTATGAAGTATGCCATGCACTTCGAGCAAATGAGAAATATAAAAGCCTACCAATTCTAGTGCAGTCTGCCTCTGAAACTGATGAGGAAAGAGTGCAGGTTTTTGCTTCTGGTGCTACAGACTTCGTTTCCAAACCTATCAACCAGCCAGAATTGCTTGCACGAGTGCAAATGCATCTCGAGAATAAGTTAATGATCCATAGCCTTTCAGATTTCCGAAAACGCATGGAGACAGAATTGGTTATGGCACGCGAAATGCAGCAATCTTTGCTGCCTGAACGGCCTGTTATCAAAGAAATTGAAAAGCGCACCAACGCCACAATTGAGAGCTTCTATAGAGCTTCTTTTGAACTGGGCGGTGACCTTTGGGGGTGTTGGGAACTGCCTGATAATAAAATTGGCATCTATGTTCTCGATATTACAGGGCACGGTGTGGGCTCGGCCCTTAATACCTTCAGGGTGCATGCTACAATGGCGCGTTTCAAACGCTCAAAGAATGATCCCGCTGCCTTTTTAACTGATTTGAACCGTGTTCTACAGCCAAGCTTCCCGCTGGGGCAGTTTGCGACCATGTTTTACGGCGTGCTTGATTGCGCCACTCATGAATTGACATATGCAGGCGCAGGTGCGCCAAGACCAATGGTTATATCTAGTGATGATGTTCGTTTGCTGGACAGTAGCGGTTACCCTGTTGGGATTGCGCGGAAGCCAGAGTATGTAAATCTCAAAGATAAACTGCTGCCCGGCGAAAGTCTTTTCTGTTATTCAGATGTACTAGTTGAGGCTCCTCAAGAGGAGGGCGGCTTCTTAGGTGAAGAAGGATTGGTTTCCTGGGTTAAGGAACTTTCTCAGGAAGTTGAACGTCCTAAATTGGTGTCACGTTTGCTCAAACGTTTCTTTTCTGTTCAATCTGATTTGCTACCTGATGATTTAACAGCGGTAGCGATACACAGAAAGGATGTTGATGAATAG
- a CDS encoding ATP-binding protein, translating into MNSLGVTSRKPSVVFFSSVEGDFTELSAELNVDKYQVIEISDLIELKKVAHDKSCNLSALVFSTAQGVEEAEKIIEQLDLNYMEIGGPVIAAVREEEQQNEEALLNLGVTKVFQRRLGIEALNLVLSIEIDEFERICKLREELQRRASAIGQIVDGTFRFKTRREAQNLATMLSLTCPNPMPIAIGLTELLINSVEHGCLGIGHDEKGALIEQGTLADEIDRRRASPEYCDKCVVVKFERKQNCLIFDVSDDGDGFDYKSYIAADKGHLKKHGRGIMMAKGCFEELEYFGNGNRVRAVHRFGY; encoded by the coding sequence ATGAATAGTTTGGGGGTCACTAGCCGTAAGCCTTCTGTTGTGTTCTTTTCTAGTGTTGAAGGGGACTTTACGGAGCTTTCTGCTGAGCTTAATGTGGATAAGTATCAGGTTATCGAGATATCTGATCTTATCGAGCTGAAAAAAGTTGCTCATGATAAATCCTGCAATTTGAGCGCTCTGGTTTTCTCAACCGCTCAAGGTGTTGAGGAAGCGGAAAAGATTATTGAGCAGCTGGACCTCAATTATATGGAAATTGGTGGGCCTGTTATTGCTGCCGTAAGAGAAGAAGAGCAGCAAAATGAAGAGGCTCTTTTAAATCTGGGGGTTACAAAGGTGTTCCAGCGCAGGCTGGGTATTGAAGCCCTCAATCTAGTACTTTCCATCGAGATTGATGAATTCGAACGCATTTGTAAATTGCGAGAAGAGCTGCAGCGCCGTGCCTCAGCTATTGGGCAAATTGTTGACGGCACTTTCCGGTTTAAAACACGCCGTGAAGCACAGAATTTAGCAACGATGCTTTCGCTTACATGCCCTAATCCTATGCCTATTGCCATAGGCCTTACGGAATTGTTGATCAATAGCGTTGAACATGGCTGCTTAGGTATTGGGCACGATGAAAAAGGTGCGCTTATTGAACAAGGCACATTGGCGGACGAAATCGATCGCCGCCGAGCCAGCCCAGAGTATTGTGATAAATGCGTTGTGGTTAAGTTTGAGCGTAAGCAGAATTGTTTGATTTTTGACGTGTCGGATGACGGTGATGGGTTTGATTACAAATCCTATATCGCAGCTGATAAAGGGCATCTTAAAAAGCATGGACGCGGTATTATGATGGCTAAGGGCTGCTTTGAAGAGTTGGAATATTTCGGTAACGGAAATCGTGTGCGCGCAGTACACCGTTTTGGTTATTAA
- a CDS encoding LysR family transcriptional regulator codes for MLNWDDLKYFLAIAEEGSLSAAARKLKVSQPTLSRRLATLEENSTADLFARNRNGLELTALGEELIEHARHMRDDIHAAERLITGHDSSLKGTVVISCIEIIGVEWLLKTAKKLRKAYPGISIEIKIDNEATDLLRREADIALRMFRPQQNDLIAKKTVTLNYSYYASKDYIAEHGKPEVLSDLKHHENIMPDEFIMARTSKGRVATDRPALTPAIRANSLVALSAAVQKGLGVGACSWFVAHDDPNLVRLFDGFVVFNADIWLVCHSDLRRSARIRAVYDFIAEELQRDKHKFSGD; via the coding sequence GATCTGAAATATTTTCTGGCAATCGCAGAAGAAGGCAGCCTCTCGGCTGCGGCCAGAAAATTGAAAGTAAGCCAACCTACTCTATCAAGAAGGCTGGCTACGCTGGAGGAAAACTCCACCGCCGATCTATTTGCAAGAAATCGGAATGGCCTTGAACTGACAGCACTTGGCGAAGAGCTTATTGAACACGCCAGACATATGCGAGATGACATACATGCAGCAGAACGGCTAATTACCGGCCATGATAGTAGCCTGAAGGGCACCGTCGTCATTTCTTGCATTGAAATTATTGGCGTTGAGTGGCTTTTGAAAACAGCAAAGAAACTCAGGAAAGCGTATCCGGGTATATCCATTGAAATTAAGATTGATAATGAGGCAACAGACCTTTTACGCAGAGAAGCAGATATCGCGCTCCGTATGTTCCGGCCGCAGCAAAATGATCTGATCGCCAAAAAAACAGTCACACTGAATTACAGTTATTATGCCAGCAAAGATTATATTGCTGAGCACGGTAAACCTGAGGTTTTGAGTGACCTGAAGCACCACGAAAACATCATGCCAGATGAATTTATTATGGCTCGCACAAGCAAGGGCAGAGTTGCAACAGATCGCCCTGCTCTTACCCCCGCTATTCGCGCAAATAGCCTTGTTGCCTTATCTGCTGCTGTTCAAAAAGGATTAGGGGTTGGTGCGTGCAGTTGGTTTGTCGCTCATGATGATCCCAATTTAGTGCGTTTGTTTGATGGTTTTGTCGTGTTTAATGCTGATATTTGGTTGGTTTGTCACTCTGATCTACGCCGGAGCGCAAGGATAAGAGCAGTTTATGATTTCATCGCAGAGGAACTACAACGAGACAAACATAAATTTTCAGGGGATTAA